Proteins encoded in a region of the Arthrobacter sp. U41 genome:
- a CDS encoding DUF7793 family protein encodes MRSIEITDKGTLELADGILRLSWREGQTIGVEDAQCAVAAIDALGQGTSLPMLILLRGVNFTRAARKVFPSQGSVSRIALLGSSPVDYTIALFVLRVSPLPCPVSYFTSSRKAMNWLRRDAGPTPEGKS; translated from the coding sequence ATGCGCAGTATCGAAATCACTGATAAAGGCACTCTTGAACTGGCCGACGGAATCTTGCGGCTGTCCTGGCGAGAGGGCCAAACCATTGGGGTTGAGGATGCTCAATGTGCAGTCGCCGCCATAGACGCGCTCGGCCAGGGAACCAGCTTGCCGATGCTCATACTCCTAAGAGGGGTGAATTTCACCCGGGCAGCCCGAAAAGTCTTTCCGTCACAGGGAAGCGTTTCGCGGATTGCGCTGTTAGGTTCCTCTCCCGTGGACTACACCATTGCGCTCTTCGTTCTCCGTGTAAGTCCGCTGCCCTGCCCGGTCAGCTACTTCACCTCGTCGAGGAAAGCCATGAATTGGCTTCGCCGGGACGCCGGCCCCACACCGGAAGGAAAGTCCTGA
- a CDS encoding competence protein CoiA family protein translates to MLLTAMLDGNRVEAATFTSEAWVELQRSEDRKRMVMPVCNVRAVAKTRGPFTRYFAHHRRDGCKVDHGGESPQHLAMKEALRLCIDRVPDWHAIVEHPHPSREWIIDVLAESDDFTKRVAFEVQLSSQTPENYFARSQRYFDSGAFPVWLIPRQLEYHETKVPVVVTGFGKTSEVPDDPAELLALPADQNFLLTGDSVGAFVEALLRKGHSWIHGTPHAQAEAQRAAEEAAAVAAEAERMKQETIKQQIEAMNDLSASPESAFGHHTVRTRLDVHVWGSLTCCWECEEPMLVWDARTWSWGGGMPRLQVKSEVDQKRLENHPEVHRAVDGWIRAAKPDVPKAVIKKRHTLASGRLYSAFVCPSCDSTMGQFFIACIRPEKWSVLGSPAAVPPPVPVIKIPAATTSPTPLRCRIHETPKEECDWCQKRPSPRLGRRY, encoded by the coding sequence ATGCTGCTCACTGCAATGCTCGATGGGAACCGGGTCGAAGCTGCAACGTTTACCTCTGAAGCGTGGGTGGAGCTTCAGAGGTCAGAGGACCGCAAACGGATGGTCATGCCGGTTTGTAACGTGCGTGCCGTCGCCAAGACCCGCGGACCCTTCACCCGCTATTTCGCGCATCACAGGAGGGACGGCTGCAAGGTTGACCATGGCGGGGAATCGCCTCAACATCTGGCCATGAAAGAGGCTTTGAGGCTCTGCATTGATCGGGTACCTGATTGGCACGCGATCGTCGAGCACCCTCACCCGTCCCGGGAATGGATCATCGACGTCTTGGCCGAGTCCGATGACTTCACCAAGCGGGTCGCGTTCGAGGTGCAGTTGTCATCCCAGACGCCGGAGAACTACTTCGCACGGTCCCAGCGCTACTTTGACAGCGGAGCGTTTCCGGTCTGGCTCATCCCACGACAGCTCGAGTATCACGAGACCAAGGTCCCAGTAGTAGTGACGGGCTTTGGCAAGACATCCGAAGTTCCGGATGACCCCGCCGAACTGCTCGCCCTGCCCGCAGACCAAAATTTCCTCCTGACCGGAGACAGTGTCGGTGCCTTCGTTGAGGCCCTACTCCGGAAGGGTCACTCCTGGATACACGGGACCCCGCATGCCCAAGCGGAGGCTCAGAGGGCGGCTGAAGAGGCGGCGGCCGTTGCTGCAGAGGCCGAGCGCATGAAGCAGGAAACAATCAAGCAGCAAATTGAGGCGATGAATGATCTCTCCGCTTCCCCCGAATCGGCATTCGGCCACCATACGGTGCGCACCCGCTTAGATGTTCATGTCTGGGGCAGCCTCACCTGCTGTTGGGAGTGTGAAGAACCGATGCTGGTCTGGGACGCGCGCACGTGGTCTTGGGGCGGCGGGATGCCCAGGCTGCAAGTGAAGTCCGAGGTCGATCAGAAGCGGCTAGAGAACCACCCAGAGGTTCATCGCGCGGTCGATGGCTGGATCCGGGCTGCAAAGCCCGATGTCCCGAAAGCAGTTATCAAAAAGCGGCATACCCTGGCGAGCGGCCGGCTCTACAGCGCCTTCGTCTGTCCATCCTGCGACAGCACAATGGGCCAATTTTTCATTGCGTGCATCCGTCCGGAGAAGTGGTCAGTCCTAGGCAGCCCCGCCGCCGTACCGCCGCCGGTTCCGGTCATCAAAATCCCTGCGGCCACCACTTCTCCTACGCCCTTACGATGCCGCATCCACGAGACTCCAAAAGAAGAATGCGACTGGTGCCAGAAACGGCCGTCGCCGCGATTGGGCCGGCGCTACTGA
- a CDS encoding helix-turn-helix transcriptional regulator: protein MATKDFDSGTPAGAAAETQWTFLTNHAHVLLTIARDPQIRMRDVATRVGVTERAAQKITADLVEAGYITRTRAGRRNSYTVATGRPFRHPVDAGHELDELLAVLVPESTSQP, encoded by the coding sequence ATGGCAACCAAGGATTTTGACTCAGGGACACCCGCCGGGGCCGCCGCCGAGACGCAGTGGACGTTCCTCACCAACCATGCCCACGTCCTGCTCACTATCGCCCGCGATCCGCAGATCCGGATGCGCGACGTCGCCACCCGGGTGGGCGTTACGGAGCGTGCTGCGCAAAAGATAACTGCTGACCTTGTGGAGGCCGGCTATATCACCAGAACCCGTGCCGGACGGCGCAATAGCTACACCGTCGCCACCGGTCGTCCTTTCCGCCATCCCGTCGATGCCGGCCACGAACTGGACGAACTCCTCGCGGTCCTCGTCCCGGAATCCACCTCCCAACCCTAG
- a CDS encoding transposase produces the protein MNTSTPAGTGQPVPEEIASQDQGSAEQGPRSNRSARRTFTAEFKRAIVQEYDAAPNGSKGAVLRRERLYDSHIQEWRAAFDAGRLAKPAARRGRPKNTDEQAQIAQLTKDLVAERAAHERTRGKLASSDAALDTLGKGVAFLEALSSKNAQSPAPHTSRGNQQPQRN, from the coding sequence ATGAATACATCCACACCAGCAGGGACTGGACAGCCCGTACCGGAAGAAATAGCCAGCCAGGACCAAGGATCAGCGGAGCAGGGCCCGCGTTCCAACCGGTCGGCACGCAGGACCTTTACCGCCGAGTTCAAACGCGCGATCGTCCAGGAATACGATGCGGCACCGAACGGTTCCAAGGGCGCAGTGCTACGCCGCGAACGGCTCTACGATTCCCATATCCAGGAATGGCGGGCCGCGTTCGATGCGGGCAGGCTCGCGAAGCCGGCGGCACGCCGGGGCCGGCCGAAGAACACGGACGAGCAGGCCCAGATCGCCCAGCTGACCAAGGACCTGGTCGCGGAGCGGGCCGCACACGAGCGGACCCGCGGGAAGTTGGCTTCCTCGGATGCCGCCCTGGATACCTTGGGAAAAGGAGTCGCGTTCTTGGAAGCTCTCTCATCGAAGAACGCGCAATCACCAGCACCGCACACCAGTCGTGGCAATCAGCAACCGCAACGGAACTGA
- a CDS encoding universal stress protein, with product MSHEKSVDGLNPAPGNSIVVGHDGSDGADYALATALGLADELQVAVVIVIVRAWSLSTAPRPPDWEFGYVSSFDEYAAAVDEGLVEDVRMIVDKHPMVPISYRAVHSSAAKSLIEISRNARMLVVGSRGRGGLAGMLLGSVGDQCVRHAACPVLVVRPRS from the coding sequence GTGAGCCATGAAAAGTCGGTTGATGGACTGAATCCGGCACCGGGCAACAGCATCGTGGTAGGGCACGATGGATCTGACGGTGCAGATTATGCATTGGCCACGGCTCTTGGGCTCGCGGACGAGCTGCAGGTCGCTGTCGTCATCGTCATCGTGCGGGCCTGGTCTCTCTCCACTGCCCCGCGGCCGCCCGATTGGGAGTTCGGGTACGTGTCGTCGTTTGATGAGTACGCCGCGGCCGTAGATGAGGGGCTCGTGGAGGATGTACGCATGATCGTCGACAAACACCCCATGGTCCCCATTAGCTACAGAGCCGTTCACTCCAGCGCAGCCAAGAGCCTCATTGAAATCTCACGAAACGCCCGCATGCTGGTTGTCGGATCGCGCGGTCGCGGCGGTCTCGCCGGGATGCTGCTCGGCTCCGTAGGTGACCAGTGCGTCCGGCATGCGGCCTGCCCCGTCCTGGTGGTGCGTCCCCGGAGCTGA
- a CDS encoding sodium-dependent bicarbonate transport family permease — MIDPIILFFLLGATAGLLRSELRLPAAIYEFVSIVLLLAIGLKGGIELARQPFGSLLPQMLAVVALGFFLSLAAFPVLRYLGRFKRADAASLAAHYGSVSVGTYAVVVAYLGSRQIAFEEHMPLLLVLLEVPAIIVGIVLARGLSRETRWRSVAHEVFLGKSIVLLLGGLLIGWAAGPDGLSSIEPLFFDLFKGILALFLLEMGLITATQVGSLRRYGPFLMAFGIGMPLFSALVGTGLGWVLGLSIGGTAVLATLAASASYIAVPAAMRISVPEANPTLSLAASLGITFPFNVLFGIPIYHALAVWAHTFAKG, encoded by the coding sequence ATGATCGATCCCATCATCCTTTTCTTCCTGCTTGGCGCCACGGCGGGCCTGCTGCGTTCGGAGTTGCGGCTACCGGCTGCGATCTACGAGTTCGTCAGCATCGTCCTGTTGCTGGCCATCGGCCTCAAGGGCGGTATCGAACTGGCCAGGCAGCCTTTCGGCAGCCTGCTGCCGCAAATGCTGGCCGTGGTGGCGCTGGGCTTTTTCCTTTCACTGGCTGCCTTCCCCGTGCTGCGCTACCTGGGCCGCTTCAAACGCGCGGATGCGGCTTCCCTCGCCGCCCACTACGGCTCGGTGAGCGTAGGCACCTATGCCGTGGTGGTCGCCTATCTCGGCAGCCGCCAGATCGCGTTCGAAGAGCACATGCCCCTGCTTCTGGTGTTGTTGGAAGTGCCGGCCATCATTGTGGGAATTGTCCTCGCGCGGGGCCTCTCACGCGAAACCCGGTGGAGGTCGGTCGCCCACGAGGTTTTCCTGGGCAAAAGCATTGTGCTGCTACTGGGCGGGCTGCTCATCGGCTGGGCAGCCGGGCCGGACGGGCTGTCGTCGATCGAGCCGCTGTTCTTCGATCTCTTCAAGGGGATCCTGGCCCTTTTTCTTCTGGAGATGGGGCTGATCACCGCGACACAGGTAGGAAGCCTGCGCCGGTACGGGCCATTCCTGATGGCCTTTGGAATTGGCATGCCGCTCTTTTCCGCCCTGGTGGGGACCGGGCTAGGGTGGGTCCTGGGCCTCTCCATAGGCGGTACGGCCGTTCTTGCGACACTGGCGGCGAGTGCTTCGTACATCGCGGTTCCGGCGGCCATGCGCATCTCCGTACCCGAGGCCAATCCCACCCTGTCGCTGGCAGCCTCGCTGGGGATCACATTCCCGTTCAATGTACTGTTTGGTATCCCGATCTACCATGCACTGGCCGTGTGGGCACATACTTTCGCGAAAGGATGA
- a CDS encoding P-II family nitrogen regulator, which translates to MQRHTRKLLTVVTEAALEATLTREIDRLNAHGYTITDARGKGHRGVRSAGWEANSNIRIEVVCDEETASAISAYLQEHYYEDYAMILFVSDVDVLRPEKF; encoded by the coding sequence ATGCAAAGGCATACACGCAAGCTATTGACCGTCGTCACCGAAGCAGCACTTGAGGCCACTCTCACCCGTGAGATCGACCGGCTCAATGCTCACGGATACACCATCACCGACGCCCGCGGCAAAGGCCACCGGGGCGTCCGCAGTGCCGGCTGGGAGGCGAACAGCAACATCCGCATTGAGGTGGTGTGCGACGAAGAGACGGCCAGCGCAATTTCCGCCTACCTTCAGGAGCACTATTACGAGGACTACGCCATGATTCTGTTCGTGAGTGACGTCGACGTTTTGCGCCCGGAGAAATTCTAG
- the ilvD gene encoding dihydroxy-acid dehydratase: protein MQPSHLVDLKPRSRVVTDGIHAAPARGMLRAVGMGDDDFAKPQIGVASSWNEITPCNLSLNRLAQSAKEGVFSAGGFPMQFGTISVSDGISMGHDGMHFSLVSREVIADSVETVMQAERIDGSVLLAGCDKSLPGMLMAAARLDLASVFVYAGSIMPGWVKLEDGSEKEVTLIDAFEAVGACAAGKMSRGDLDRIERAICPGEGACGGMYTANTMACVGEALGMSLPGSAAPPSADRRRDQFARKSGEAVVNLLRLGITARDIMTKKAFENAIAVTMAFGGSTNAVLHLLAIAREAEVELTLEDFNRIGDRIPHLGDLKPFGRYVMTDVDKIGGVPVIMRALLDAGLLHGDCLTVTGKTVAENLAAINPPDLDGKILRAMDNPIHKTGGITILHGSMAPEGAVVKSAGFDADVFEGTARVFEREQGALDALDNGAIHKGDVVVIRYEGPKGGPGMREMLAITGAIKGAGLGKDVLLLTDGRFSGGTTGLCIGHVAPEAVDGGPIAFVKDGDRIRVDIAARTFDLLVDEAELESRKIGWEPLPAKFTKGVLAKYAKLVHSASTGAYCG from the coding sequence ATGCAACCATCACATTTAGTGGACCTCAAGCCCCGCAGCCGGGTGGTTACCGACGGCATTCATGCGGCCCCCGCGCGTGGCATGCTCCGCGCTGTGGGTATGGGGGACGATGACTTCGCCAAACCCCAGATCGGCGTGGCAAGCTCCTGGAACGAAATCACTCCCTGCAACCTCTCCCTGAACCGTCTCGCCCAGAGCGCCAAGGAAGGTGTCTTCTCCGCCGGCGGGTTCCCGATGCAGTTCGGCACCATCTCCGTCTCGGACGGCATCTCCATGGGCCATGACGGCATGCACTTCTCCCTGGTCTCCCGCGAAGTCATTGCCGACTCCGTGGAAACCGTGATGCAGGCCGAGCGCATCGACGGCTCGGTCCTCCTGGCCGGCTGTGATAAGTCCCTGCCGGGCATGCTCATGGCAGCCGCCCGCCTGGACCTGGCCAGCGTGTTCGTCTATGCCGGTTCCATCATGCCGGGCTGGGTCAAGCTGGAGGACGGCTCAGAAAAGGAAGTCACCCTCATCGACGCCTTCGAGGCCGTGGGCGCCTGCGCCGCGGGCAAGATGAGCAGGGGTGACCTTGACCGCATCGAGCGCGCCATCTGCCCCGGCGAAGGCGCGTGCGGCGGCATGTACACCGCGAACACCATGGCCTGCGTCGGCGAGGCCCTGGGCATGTCCCTCCCCGGCTCCGCCGCCCCGCCCTCGGCAGACCGCCGTCGTGATCAGTTTGCGCGCAAGTCCGGCGAAGCCGTGGTCAACCTGCTGCGCCTCGGCATCACCGCCCGCGACATCATGACCAAGAAGGCGTTCGAGAACGCCATTGCTGTCACCATGGCCTTCGGCGGTTCCACGAACGCGGTCCTGCACCTGCTGGCCATCGCCCGCGAAGCTGAGGTTGAGCTGACGCTTGAGGACTTCAACCGCATCGGCGACAGGATCCCGCACCTGGGCGACCTGAAGCCGTTCGGCCGCTACGTCATGACCGACGTCGACAAGATCGGCGGCGTGCCGGTCATCATGCGCGCACTGCTCGATGCCGGCCTGTTGCACGGCGACTGCCTCACGGTCACCGGCAAGACCGTTGCCGAAAACCTCGCCGCGATCAACCCGCCGGACCTGGACGGCAAGATCCTCCGTGCCATGGACAACCCCATCCACAAAACCGGCGGCATCACCATCCTGCACGGCTCCATGGCGCCCGAAGGTGCTGTGGTCAAGAGCGCAGGCTTCGACGCCGACGTCTTCGAAGGCACCGCCCGCGTCTTCGAGCGCGAACAGGGCGCACTCGACGCGCTGGACAACGGCGCCATCCACAAGGGCGACGTGGTGGTCATCCGCTACGAAGGCCCCAAGGGCGGCCCCGGCATGCGCGAAATGCTCGCCATCACCGGCGCCATCAAGGGCGCAGGCCTCGGCAAGGACGTCCTTCTTCTCACGGACGGGCGCTTCTCGGGTGGCACCACGGGCCTGTGCATCGGCCACGTCGCCCCTGAAGCTGTCGACGGCGGACCCATCGCCTTCGTCAAGGACGGGGACCGCATCCGTGTGGACATCGCAGCACGGACCTTCGACCTGCTGGTGGACGAAGCTGAGCTCGAGTCCCGCAAGATCGGCTGGGAGCCACTGCCGGCCAAGTTCACCAAGGGCGTGCTCGCAAAGTACGCCAAACTCGTGCACAGCGCCTCCACCGGCGCATACTGCGGGTAA
- a CDS encoding DUF6671 family protein, protein MISTESGNSTPPSVYSGERISLLTQHGKERVIVPVLERALGCRLEHVTGYDTDLLGTFTREVPRAGSQLEAARKKAQVGMELSGLPLGIANEGSFGPDPAMGMFPWNIELMIWIDSERELEVVGTAEGKTNFFHLLTADWAEAQTFARESKFPEHHLVVRPDGEHDPRMHKGIAAWPELELAFSRALARSANGKVFLETDMRAHANPTRMETIRLAAENLAQKLRSRCPSCDTPGFWKVERVAGLPCTGCGEPTSETRAEIHGCLTCGHRSTRDVTDPPRADPRFCNGCNP, encoded by the coding sequence GTGATCAGCACTGAGTCCGGCAATTCAACCCCGCCTTCCGTCTATTCCGGTGAACGGATTTCTCTGCTTACCCAGCATGGCAAGGAGCGGGTGATCGTCCCGGTGCTCGAGCGTGCGCTCGGCTGCCGGCTCGAACACGTCACGGGCTACGACACGGATCTGCTCGGTACTTTCACCCGCGAGGTCCCCCGCGCCGGCTCACAGCTCGAGGCTGCGCGCAAGAAGGCGCAGGTGGGCATGGAATTGTCGGGTTTGCCGCTGGGTATCGCCAACGAGGGCTCGTTTGGCCCGGATCCGGCCATGGGGATGTTCCCCTGGAACATCGAACTCATGATCTGGATCGACAGTGAGCGCGAACTGGAGGTCGTTGGAACAGCCGAAGGCAAGACGAACTTCTTCCACCTGCTGACCGCGGACTGGGCGGAGGCCCAAACGTTCGCCCGCGAATCGAAGTTCCCCGAACACCACCTGGTCGTTCGCCCGGACGGCGAGCACGACCCCCGCATGCATAAAGGAATCGCCGCCTGGCCCGAGCTGGAGCTCGCCTTTTCGAGGGCGCTGGCCCGATCGGCCAACGGCAAGGTTTTTCTCGAGACCGATATGCGCGCCCATGCCAATCCGACGCGCATGGAAACCATCCGTCTCGCGGCCGAAAACCTCGCACAGAAACTTCGCTCCAGATGTCCGTCCTGCGACACCCCGGGATTCTGGAAAGTGGAGCGAGTGGCAGGACTCCCGTGCACGGGCTGCGGCGAGCCAACGAGCGAGACCCGCGCCGAGATTCATGGATGCCTCACCTGCGGGCACCGCTCTACCCGCGACGTAACTGACCCACCACGCGCCGACCCGCGTTTTTGCAACGGCTGCAACCCCTAA
- a CDS encoding IS3 family transposase, protein MRACRLVGRSRATHHRQAAPKPRMHGPWPKAQHPAELSPAERAEILSVLNRQDYANLSPTQVYVRELDEGRYWCSQRTMYRVLADAKMGGERRRQATHPTKVIPELMATKPCEVWSWDITKMRGPAKGIWYHAYVVLDIFSRYVVGWRIERIEDGQLAADLVQEIVAETGGNPPGYLHADGGAAMTSKALASMLVDMDITRSHSRAHTSNDNPFSEAQFKTMKYTSDYPERFDSVNEARTWMEGFTAYYNHEHRHSGIGYHTPASVHYGTAEDVREQRQHTLDRAYGAHPERFVRRPAAPPLPLKAAINDPAKRAAPSVHLQQPLRLI, encoded by the coding sequence GTGAGGGCCTGCAGGCTGGTGGGCCGCTCCCGGGCCACCCATCACCGGCAGGCCGCGCCCAAGCCCCGGATGCACGGGCCCTGGCCCAAGGCCCAGCACCCGGCGGAGCTCTCGCCGGCCGAGCGTGCCGAGATCCTGTCGGTGCTCAACCGCCAAGACTACGCGAACCTTTCACCGACCCAGGTCTATGTCCGTGAGCTGGACGAGGGGCGGTACTGGTGTTCGCAGCGCACCATGTATCGCGTGCTGGCGGACGCGAAGATGGGCGGGGAACGCCGACGGCAAGCCACTCATCCGACCAAGGTGATTCCGGAGCTCATGGCCACAAAACCGTGCGAAGTGTGGTCCTGGGATATAACGAAGATGCGTGGCCCGGCGAAGGGAATCTGGTATCACGCCTACGTGGTGCTGGATATTTTTTCCCGTTACGTGGTGGGCTGGCGCATCGAGCGTATCGAGGACGGCCAGCTGGCCGCGGACCTCGTGCAGGAGATTGTCGCCGAGACCGGTGGTAACCCTCCGGGGTACCTGCACGCCGATGGTGGGGCGGCGATGACGTCCAAAGCCCTTGCCTCGATGCTGGTGGACATGGATATCACCAGGTCGCATTCCCGAGCCCATACATCGAATGACAATCCGTTCAGCGAGGCCCAATTCAAGACCATGAAATACACCTCTGACTACCCGGAACGGTTCGACTCCGTGAACGAGGCCAGGACCTGGATGGAAGGATTCACCGCCTACTACAACCACGAGCACAGGCATTCCGGGATCGGCTATCACACCCCGGCCAGCGTGCACTACGGCACAGCCGAGGACGTGCGTGAACAACGCCAGCACACCCTGGACCGGGCGTACGGCGCGCATCCCGAGCGGTTTGTCCGCCGTCCTGCCGCACCTCCGCTGCCGCTGAAGGCGGCGATCAACGACCCGGCAAAAAGAGCCGCGCCCTCGGTGCATTTACAACAACCACTACGTCTCATTTGA